A section of the Diabrotica virgifera virgifera chromosome 8, PGI_DIABVI_V3a genome encodes:
- the LOC114328992 gene encoding ARL14 effector protein — translation MSTESSEDEYNPSSNRENRTARKSVSQPVQAYQTRRQAARKANKLLKDLESNMTNSEIRTREKRKLTRKMSSSTTSSTTSSRRPAGALFDDSGVHIHLDVDMCDCLNEDCVGCFFECPKCQSEKCGKDCRVHRKFLVDQIEYNGYDHVIKNPLIRN, via the coding sequence ATGAGTACTGAAAGTAGTGAAGATGAATATAATCCCAGTTCTAATCGTGAGAATCGAACTGCAAGAAAATCTGTCTCCCAGCCCGTCCAAGCATACCAGACCAGACGACAAGCGGCAAGAAAAGCTAACAAACTCCTAAAAGACTTGGAGAGCAATATGACAAATTCAGAGATTAGGACAagagaaaaaagaaaattaaCTAGGAAAATGAGTAGTAGTACTACATCTAGTACTACTAGTAGTCGTAGACCTGCTGGGGCTTTGTTTGATGATAGCGGAGTACACATTCACTTGGATGTCGATATGTGCGATTGCTTGAATGAAGACTGTGTGGGGTGTTTCTTCGAATGTCCAAAGTGCCAATCAGAGAAATGTGGCAAGGATTGTAGGGTTCACCGGAAATTCTTGGTAGACCAAATTGAATACAATGGCTATGACCATGTGATTAAAAATCCCTTGATAAGAAATTAA
- the LOC114328993 gene encoding migration and invasion enhancer 1 → MSDKDNVEINIEYCNKCGFLEKYEELVKHLKEKHPSVKINGQEGRRGSFEVSVNGTLVHSKLSTLAYPDYDDLSKIVSDVQDGNSVRAPCKQQAITSCSIS, encoded by the exons ATGTCGGATAAAGATAACGTAGAAATCAATATAGAATACTG TAATAAATGtggatttttggaaaaatatgaagagtTGGTTAAACATTTGAAGGAAAAACATCCATCCGTTAAAATTAATGGACAAGAAGGACGCAGAG GATCGTTTGAGGTGTCTGTAAATGGGACATTAGTTCATTCAAAACTTTCAACTTTAGCCTATCCGGATTACGATGATCTCTCAAAAATAGTATCTGATGTTCAAGATGGCAATTCTGTACGAGCTCCATGTAAACAACAGGCAATCACCAGTTGTTCTATTTCTTAA